In Acidisarcina polymorpha, the DNA window CCAGATGGACTCGCCTTTGCCATCGAGGTTCCAGGCTCCTTCGACCTGGTAGGCGGCGGTGGCGGTGCCCCACCAGAAATCCTTGGGAAATTGCGCTGCGCCTATATCGCCGGCGGGCAGAGCGACTGCGGGGATGTCGGCCCACGGCCGGTCTGCAGTGTGGAGCGATTGCCCGATCTGGGGCGCGGCAAGGCCGCTGGCTGGAAGTCCTGTTCCCCCGACCACGGAAGCGCCGGCCACGGCAAGCGCACTGGTGAGGAAATTGCGGCGGTTCATTGACACAGTGTCGTCCTCCGTTCGCGATGCTAGCACCGGCGAAGTACGGCAGTAAACTGATTTAAGCAGGCACCTTGCCGCTAAATATCTGGAGCAGCAACCACGCGTTCAATCCCGCGATCAGGAGTGCGCTCGCCCAACTGGCGGTGCGCAGCCAAGTCCGGTTGACAAATGGCCCCATTCGCTTTGGATCGCTGGTGAAGGCGACGAGCGGAAAAACGGCGAAACTTAGCTGCATGCTGAGGATCACCTGACTCAAAACCAGCAGCCTGGCAGTCCCTCCACTGCCGTAGAGGGCGGTCACGATCACTGCCGGGATGATCGCCAATAGTCGCGTGATCAAGCGGCGGAGCCAGTTCGGCAGCCGGATTTCAAGAAAGCCCTCCATGACGACTTGCCCGGCCAGCGTTCCGGTAATCGTGGAGTTTTGTCCGGAGGCCAGCAGCGCGAGAGCAAACATGGTGCTTGCGCCGGTGAAGCCGAGCAGCGGGGTCAGCAATTTATATGCGTCCCCAATTTCAGCAACCTCGTAGTGACCCTGCTTATGAAAGACGGCTGCGGCCACGATCAAGATCGCTGCATTCACGAGCAGCGCCATCATCAGCGCGATGGCTGAATCAAGGCTGGCAAAACGGATCGCCTCCCGCTTGCCCTCCTGAGTGCGCGGATATTTCCTACTCTGCACGATGGAGGAGTGCAGGTAGAGGTTATGCGGCATCACCGTCGCGCCCAGGATGCCGATGGCGATGTACAGCATTGCCGAATCATGAAAGATCACGGGAGAAGGAACAAAGAGGTGATAAAAGATGGGAGCCCATTCGGGCCGGGAGAGTGCGATCTGGACGCCAAACAGCAAGGCGATGGTTCCAATCAGCACCATGACCAGCGCCTCGAGATAGCGAAAGCCGCGATGTTCAAGCAGGAGAATGGCGAGCACATCAAAGCTGGTGATCAATACACCGACGATCAACGGAATATGGAACAAGAGTTGAAGGGCGATCGCCGAGCCAATGACCTCGGCCAGATCGCACGCTCCGATGGCGATCTCCGCAATCAGCCAAAGGGCAATGCTCACCGGCTTGCTGTAACTCTGACGGCAGGCCTGAGCGAGATCTCTCCCGGTAGCAATCCCCAGCTTAAGCGCCAGACTTTGCAGCAGGATGGCCAGGAGATTCGACGCCATGATGACGTACAGCAGCGTGTATCCGTAGCGCGATCCGGCCTGGAGGTCGGTTGC includes these proteins:
- a CDS encoding Nramp family divalent metal transporter, whose protein sequence is MPATSSELDASPSRASLPDIFSSVHVSQSPQLWRRALGFLGPGFLISVGYMDPGNWATDLQAGSRYGYTLLYVIMASNLLAILLQSLALKLGIATGRDLAQACRQSYSKPVSIALWLIAEIAIGACDLAEVIGSAIALQLLFHIPLIVGVLITSFDVLAILLLEHRGFRYLEALVMVLIGTIALLFGVQIALSRPEWAPIFYHLFVPSPVIFHDSAMLYIAIGILGATVMPHNLYLHSSIVQSRKYPRTQEGKREAIRFASLDSAIALMMALLVNAAILIVAAAVFHKQGHYEVAEIGDAYKLLTPLLGFTGASTMFALALLASGQNSTITGTLAGQVVMEGFLEIRLPNWLRRLITRLLAIIPAVIVTALYGSGGTARLLVLSQVILSMQLSFAVFPLVAFTSDPKRMGPFVNRTWLRTASWASALLIAGLNAWLLLQIFSGKVPA